From the Octadecabacter antarcticus 307 genome, one window contains:
- a CDS encoding sugar ABC transporter substrate-binding protein translates to MKFSKATLFATAAIFAAPFMATTAIADGHGDDLTYILVSHAPDSDSWWNTVKNGIALAGDQMDVNVEYRNPPTGDLADMARIIEQAAASQPNGIITTLADFDVLSGPIRAAVDSGVDVIIMNSGSPAQAREVGALMYVGQPEYDAGFAAGLRASGDGVGSFLCVNHYISSPSSTERCQGFADGLGIELGNQMIDSGQDPSEIKNRVMAYLSANPETDAVLTLGPTSADPTLLALDENGMAGDIYFGTFDLGENIVAGIKAGTIEWGIDQQPFLQAYLPVVVMANYHRFGVLPGNNINSGPGFVTADGLELVEKFAGEYR, encoded by the coding sequence ATGAAATTTTCGAAAGCCACTCTCTTCGCGACGGCTGCGATCTTTGCGGCGCCATTCATGGCGACCACGGCGATTGCAGACGGCCACGGTGATGATCTGACCTACATTCTCGTCAGCCACGCACCTGATTCTGACAGCTGGTGGAACACCGTCAAGAACGGCATCGCCCTCGCGGGTGATCAGATGGATGTGAACGTAGAATACCGCAATCCGCCGACTGGTGACTTGGCCGATATGGCCCGTATCATCGAACAAGCGGCAGCGTCCCAGCCAAACGGCATCATTACGACGCTGGCTGACTTTGACGTTCTTAGTGGGCCAATCAGGGCCGCTGTTGATAGCGGTGTTGACGTGATCATCATGAACTCTGGCTCGCCTGCGCAAGCACGTGAAGTTGGTGCGCTGATGTATGTTGGTCAACCTGAATACGACGCAGGCTTTGCTGCCGGTCTTCGCGCATCCGGTGACGGCGTTGGGTCGTTCCTATGCGTTAACCACTACATTTCGAGCCCGTCTTCCACTGAGCGTTGCCAAGGTTTCGCTGATGGTCTGGGCATCGAGTTGGGCAACCAGATGATCGATTCCGGTCAAGACCCGTCCGAGATCAAAAACCGTGTTATGGCTTATCTTTCGGCCAATCCAGAAACTGACGCGGTCCTGACGCTTGGGCCAACTTCGGCTGATCCGACGCTTTTGGCGCTGGACGAAAACGGCATGGCTGGTGACATCTACTTTGGCACGTTTGACCTTGGTGAAAACATCGTCGCGGGCATCAAAGCAGGCACCATTGAGTGGGGCATCGACCAGCAGCCATTCCTGCAGGCCTACCTGCCGGTTGTTGTGATGGCCAACTACCACCGTTTCGGCGTTCTGCCGGGCAACAACATTAACTCCGGTCCTGGCTTCGTGACAGCCGATGGTCTTGAGTTGGTAGAAAAGTTCGCTGGCGAGTACCGGTAG
- a CDS encoding ABC transporter permease, which produces MSDVSNGDERIKATSKFRLALMRPELGGMVGTVAVFVFFGLFAFDSGMFNSQGVMNWSVVSAQFMIIAVGACLLMIAGEFDLSVGSMIGFAGMMIAIFGVTLGWPMWIAILITFVICVAFGALNGYIVVKTGLPSFIVTLATLFILRGFTIFIPQTLERKTIIGGIREAAEGDWLAPIFGAEIGGPIFVWLGDRGIINVFERGNRAGEPVVNGIPMLIIWALGLVIVGHFLLTRTRFGNWVFAAGGDADAARNAGVPVSAVKIKMFMFTAFCATVFAVCQVMEFGSAGADRGILKEFEAIIAVVIGGALLTGGYGSVIGAALGALIFGVVQQGLFFANVESSLFRVFLGVILLAAVILNTYIRRTITGER; this is translated from the coding sequence ATGTCTGACGTCTCAAATGGTGACGAAAGAATAAAAGCAACGTCGAAATTCCGACTAGCCCTGATGCGCCCTGAATTGGGCGGCATGGTCGGCACGGTCGCAGTCTTTGTATTCTTTGGCTTATTTGCATTCGACAGTGGCATGTTCAATTCACAAGGCGTGATGAACTGGTCCGTGGTGTCTGCACAATTCATGATTATCGCTGTGGGTGCGTGCCTTTTGATGATCGCAGGCGAATTTGATTTGTCCGTGGGGTCGATGATCGGCTTTGCGGGGATGATGATCGCTATTTTTGGGGTGACGTTAGGGTGGCCGATGTGGATCGCCATTTTGATAACCTTTGTTATCTGCGTCGCGTTCGGGGCGCTGAACGGCTACATCGTGGTAAAAACCGGATTGCCGAGTTTTATTGTGACGCTGGCGACGCTGTTCATCCTGCGCGGCTTTACGATTTTCATTCCCCAAACGCTGGAACGCAAAACCATTATTGGCGGTATTCGCGAAGCGGCTGAGGGCGACTGGCTGGCGCCGATATTTGGCGCTGAAATCGGTGGGCCAATTTTTGTGTGGCTGGGCGACAGGGGCATTATCAATGTCTTTGAACGTGGCAATCGGGCTGGCGAACCTGTGGTGAACGGCATCCCGATGCTGATTATCTGGGCGTTGGGTCTGGTGATTGTTGGGCATTTTCTGCTGACGCGTACGCGGTTCGGCAACTGGGTTTTCGCCGCTGGTGGAGATGCTGATGCGGCACGCAATGCCGGTGTTCCGGTGAGCGCGGTCAAGATCAAGATGTTCATGTTTACCGCCTTTTGCGCCACGGTCTTTGCGGTCTGTCAGGTGATGGAATTCGGGTCCGCAGGCGCGGATCGCGGCATCCTGAAAGAGTTTGAGGCGATTATCGCGGTCGTCATCGGCGGCGCGTTGCTGACGGGTGGCTATGGATCGGTGATCGGCGCGGCCTTGGGCGCATTGATATTTGGTGTCGTTCAGCAGGGATTGTTTTTTGCCAACGTTGAATCGTCGCTGTTTCGCGTGTTTTTGGGTGTCATCCTGTTAGCGGCGGTGATCCTGAACACTTATATTCGTCGCACCATTACGGGGGAGCGTTGA
- a CDS encoding ATP-binding cassette domain-containing protein, with protein MSEPIIQMKNIEKHFGSVIALAGVSVDIQAGECHCLLGDNGAGKSTFIKTMSGVHKPTKGEIVFEGTAMNFANPRDAITAGIATVHQHLGMIPLMSVSRNFFMGNEPIKKFGPIKMFDHDYANDVAMAEMRKMGINLRGPDQAVGTLSGGERQTVAIARAVHFGAKVLILDEPTSALGVRQTANVLATIDKVRKQGIAVVFITHNVRHAMAVGDRFTVLNRGKTLGTALKGEITPEELQDMMAGGQEMATLEGSLGGTV; from the coding sequence ATGTCTGAACCTATCATCCAGATGAAGAATATCGAAAAGCATTTCGGCAGCGTGATTGCGCTGGCGGGGGTGTCGGTGGATATCCAAGCGGGCGAATGTCATTGTCTGTTGGGGGATAACGGTGCCGGAAAATCGACGTTCATCAAGACCATGTCTGGCGTACATAAACCGACAAAAGGCGAGATCGTGTTCGAGGGTACGGCGATGAATTTCGCCAACCCGCGCGATGCGATCACAGCGGGGATTGCGACGGTGCACCAGCACCTTGGGATGATCCCGTTGATGAGCGTGAGCCGGAATTTCTTTATGGGCAATGAGCCGATCAAGAAATTCGGACCGATCAAGATGTTTGATCATGACTATGCCAACGATGTTGCCATGGCTGAGATGCGCAAGATGGGCATTAACCTGCGCGGTCCTGATCAGGCGGTTGGCACATTGTCGGGCGGTGAACGCCAGACGGTTGCGATTGCCCGCGCGGTGCATTTTGGCGCTAAGGTGCTGATTTTGGATGAACCGACATCCGCGCTGGGCGTGCGCCAGACTGCCAATGTGCTGGCGACCATCGACAAGGTCCGTAAGCAGGGCATCGCGGTTGTCTTTATCACCCACAACGTGCGCCATGCGATGGCGGTGGGCGATCGGTTTACGGTGCTGAACCGTGGCAAAACGCTGGGCACTGCATTGAAAGGCGAAATCACGCCGGAAGAATTGCAGGACATGATGGCGGGTGGCCAAGAGATGGCGACGCTTGAAGGGTCACTTGGCGGCACTGTTTAG